The nucleotide sequence AATTTCTACTATTTTACGTGCTGCTTTTATACATAATTCTTTACGATTTATATGTGTAGCTAATAAAGAACCATTACCTGGTAAGGCTAAACCTAAAACTTCCACTATACAATTCATTGAATTAGCTGTAAACATTCCAGAACAAGATCCACAAGTTGGACATGCATTTAATTCTATTTTTTTTATATATTTATCTGATTGTTCTAATTTAGCTGATTCAACCATAGCATCTACTAAATCAATTCTTTTAATTTTTGTATTTCCTTTTATATTAATTTTCCCAGATTCCATCGGTCCACCAGATATAAATACAGTAGGTATATTTAGTCGTAAACTAGCCATTAACATACCTGGAGTAATTTTATCACAATTAGATATGCAAATCATAGAATCTGCACAATGAGCATTTATAACATATTCTATAGAATCCGCAATAAGTTCTCTAGAAGGTAAAGAATATAACATTCCATTATGTCCCATAGCTATTCCATCATCTATAGCTATAGTATTAAATTCTTTTGGTACTCCTCCATTTTTTTTTATTTCATCAGCAATAATTTTGCTTAATGTTTGTAAGTGTATATGTCCTGGAACAAATTGTGAAAAAGAATTAACTACAGCGATAATAGGTTTATTAAAATCTTCATCATGCATCCCTGTTGCTCTCCAAAGAGCTCTTGATCCAGCCATATTACGGCCTTTTGTTGTAGTAAACGAACGATAATTAGGCATATTTTTCTTTTTTTTTTAATTAATAAAAATAATTATTTTTTAATATAATCTAACCAATTCCATTTATCTTTTATTTTTCCTTTTAATAAATATAAAAATTCTTTTTGTATATTTTTTGTTATTTTCCCTCTTTTACCATTATTAATTAATATATTATCAACACTACATACAGGAGTAATTTCAGCTGCTGTTCCTGTTAAAAATATTTCATCAGCTAAATATAAAGATTCTCTTAATATTAAAGATTCTTTTATTTTAAAATTAAGATTTTTAGCTATTTTTAAAACTGAATCTCTAGTAATTCCTGGAAGAATTGAAGAATTAAGTGGGGGGGTAAATAAAATATTATTTTTAATTTTAAAAATATTTTCTCCTGCTCCTTCTGAAACAAATCCTAAACTATCTAAAGCAATTCCTTCATCATATCCATTTCTTCGTGCTTCACTTCCAATTAATAAAGAAGATAAATAATTTCCTCCAGCTTTTGCTATACTAGGTATAGTATTAGGTTTAGTTCGATTCCAAGAAGAAATCATAGTATTAATCCCATTTTTTTTTGCATTATTACCAAGATAATTTTCCCAAGGAAATGCACTGATCATTATATCTGTATAATATTTTTGAGGTGGATTTATACCTAAACCTACATCTCCTATAAATACTAAAATTCTAATATATGCTTCGTTAAGCTTATTAATATTAATTATATTATAAACAGCATTCATTATTTCTTTTATATTAAATTTTAATGGGAAACGATAAATTTTAGCAGAATTATATAAACGATTAATATGATCTTTATGGCGGAAAATAACTGGTCCTTTATATGATTTATAACATCTAATACCTTCGAAAACAGAAGTTCCATAATGTAATGCATGAGTCATAACACTAATTTTAGCATCTTCCCATTTTACAATATTACCATTTAACCAAATAAAATCTGCCTTTTTTATAGACATTATTATATTTCCTTATTTTAAGTGATAATAATGTTATCATAAAATTTATGTGATTATTACTATATCTAATACATCTATTAATTTTTTAATTTGTTTAACTAAAAAATCTATAGATTTATAACTTTTTACTATTAATTTAAAATTAATATTTTCTAATTTATATTTTACATTAATATCTATAGTTTTAATTAAAAATCCTCTATGACGAATAATTCTAATTATTCTTTCAATAATATCAGGACTAATGTTTGTTTTAATAAATAATTGATATTTATTCATTTAATTCTTCTCTATCATATTATCATTACTATATCCAGGAGGAACTAATGGCCATACATTATCATATTCATTAATTAAGACATGTAATATATAAGGTTTTTTAACAGAAAAAATTTTTTTTAAACTTTTATCAACCTCATTTTCATGGCTAATACTATGACCTGAAATTCCAAAAGATTTAGCTAATTTTATAAAATCTGGATTATCATATAAAGTAGTTTCACTATATCTTTTTTTAAAAAAAAGTTCTTGCCATTGTCGTACCATACCTAATCTTTTATTATCTAATAATATAATTTTTATAGGTAAATTTTTTCTTTTAATTGTACTTAATTCTTGTATATTCATTATAAATGATCCATCACCTGAAATACATATAACATTATTATCAGGTTTTGCTATTTGAGCACCAATAGCAGCAGGTATACCAAAACCCATAGTTCCTAATCCACTAGAAGTAATAAAATTTTTAGGATTAGAAAAAGTTATATGTTGTGCAGTCCACATTTGATGTTGACCCACATCAGTTGTAATAATAGTTTTTTTACTTTTAATATCTGATAATTTTTTAAGTAGAAAAGGAGCGTAAATTTTATTATTTTTTATAAAAAAATTATATTTATAAGAATATTTTTTTTTTATTTTTTTTATATAATTTTGCCATTTTAAAATATTTTTTGGTTTTTTTAATAATGGTATTAAAAGATTTAAATCTCCTAATAATTCAACATTTACTTTACAAATTTTATTAATTTCTGCTGGATCTATATCCATATGTATAATTTTTGCATAAGGTGCAAATTTTTTTATATTACCTGTTACTCTATCATCAAATCTAGCACCAATAGCTATTAATAAATCACATTTTTGAACAGTATAATTAGCTGCTTTATTTCCATGCATTCCTAACATTCCTAAATGATACGGATGTTTATTATTTATAGTACCTAATCCTTTTAATGTGACAACTGTTGGTATTTTAGAAATTTTTACAAATTTTCTTAATGTATAAACTGCATTACCTATATTTACTCCTCCTCCTATATATAATATAGGCATATTAGATTTTTTTAATAAAAAATTAGCTTCTTTAATTTTTTTTTTTGAATATTTTTTTTTATTAATATGAATTTTTTTTTTATTTTTTAATTTTATTATTTTAGGTAATTCAGATAATTGTATGTCTTTTGGTATATCTATTAATACAGGACCAGGTCTATTAGA is from Enterobacteriaceae endosymbiont of Donacia bicoloricornis and encodes:
- a CDS encoding branched-chain amino acid transaminase, with translation MSIKKADFIWLNGNIVKWEDAKISVMTHALHYGTSVFEGIRCYKSYKGPVIFRHKDHINRLYNSAKIYRFPLKFNIKEIMNAVYNIININKLNEAYIRILVFIGDVGLGINPPQKYYTDIMISAFPWENYLGNNAKKNGINTMISSWNRTKPNTIPSIAKAGGNYLSSLLIGSEARRNGYDEGIALDSLGFVSEGAGENIFKIKNNILFTPPLNSSILPGITRDSVLKIAKNLNFKIKESLILRESLYLADEIFLTGTAAEITPVCSVDNILINNGKRGKITKNIQKEFLYLLKGKIKDKWNWLDYIKK
- the ilvM gene encoding acetolactate synthase 2 small subunit produces the protein MNKYQLFIKTNISPDIIERIIRIIRHRGFLIKTIDINVKYKLENINFKLIVKSYKSIDFLVKQIKKLIDVLDIVIIT
- the ilvG gene encoding acetolactate synthase 2 catalytic subunit; amino-acid sequence: MNGAQCIIQELKKQNVKTVFGYPGGAIMPLYDALYNEDIEHILCRHEQGAAMAAIGYARATGKVGVCIATSGPGATNLITGLADAMVDSVPIIAITGQVPLPLIGTDAFQEIDIIGMSLSCTKHSFLITSSLELAKIIKKSFFIAVSNRPGPVLIDIPKDIQLSELPKIIKLKNKKKIHINKKKYSKKKIKEANFLLKKSNMPILYIGGGVNIGNAVYTLRKFVKISKIPTVVTLKGLGTINNKHPYHLGMLGMHGNKAANYTVQKCDLLIAIGARFDDRVTGNIKKFAPYAKIIHMDIDPAEINKICKVNVELLGDLNLLIPLLKKPKNILKWQNYIKKIKKKYSYKYNFFIKNNKIYAPFLLKKLSDIKSKKTIITTDVGQHQMWTAQHITFSNPKNFITSSGLGTMGFGIPAAIGAQIAKPDNNVICISGDGSFIMNIQELSTIKRKNLPIKIILLDNKRLGMVRQWQELFFKKRYSETTLYDNPDFIKLAKSFGISGHSISHENEVDKSLKKIFSVKKPYILHVLINEYDNVWPLVPPGYSNDNMIEKN